Proteins encoded in a region of the Zea mays cultivar B73 chromosome 2, Zm-B73-REFERENCE-NAM-5.0, whole genome shotgun sequence genome:
- the LOC103646168 gene encoding uncharacterized protein yields MAAASPPHQNNQLLPAQGLKMIVYERNVVREIRVLDAKIGKLELQLNDEMEKISSCSGLLKEIIAKPQGSTCSWLRAELDRARAKRERAYHKFQRQEMQIQGGDEDGGAPNPRDASN; encoded by the exons ATGGCCGCCGCCTCTCCACCCCACCAGAACAACCAGCTTCTCCCTGCTCAGGGACTGAAGATGATCGTGTACGAGCGCAACGTCGTACGTGAA ATTAGGGTTCTAGACGCGAAGATCGGTAAACTCGAGCTGCAGCTCAACGACGAGATGGAGAAGATCTCCTCCTGCTCGGGCTTGCTGAAGGAGATCATAGCCAAgccacaaggctcgacttgttcttGGCTGCGGGCAGAGCTGGACAGGGCCCGCGCCAAACGGGAGAGGGCATACCACAAGTTCCAGCGCCAGGAGATGCAGATCCAGGGGGGCGACGAGGATGGCGGCGCCCCTAATCCTCGTGACGCCAGCAACTAG